CACTTTAGGTGCGCTCGAGGCGATCGTAAACGAGCTCAACTTACGGAGCGTACCAATCCGTATAGGAGACGTAGGGGATGTGAGCAGGCGGGATGTCTTGGAGGCGGAGGCAGTCAGAAGCCGTGAGCCTACGCTTGGTGTAATCCTAGGCTTCAATGTAAAAGTTCTGCCTGACGCCCACGATGAAGCTGTGCGTAGTGGGGTGAAAATATTCCGTAACAACGTCATCTATCAGTTACTTGAGGACTACACCGCCTGGGTTAAGAGTGAGGAAGAAGCTAAAGTTCTCAAGGCTTTTGAATCGATGATTCTACCCGGGAAGGTAAAGCTGCTCCGAGGCTGTGTTTTCAGGCGATGTGACCCAGCAGTCTTCGGGGTAGAGGTCGTGGCGGGGAGAATAAAACCACACTACTCGCTGGTTAGGGGAGATGGAACGCCTGTAGGAAAGATTTCCCAGATACAGGATAAAGGCCAGAACCTCCCAGAGGCTACGCGAGGTATGCAGGTAGCAATCTCGATGAAAGAACCTACAATCGGCCGCCAAATTAGGGAAGAGGACGTTTTATACGTCGAGGTGCCTGAGAAACATGTGGAGGTTCTGGTTAGAGATTTTGCGGGTAAGCTTTCAGCCGAGGAGCTTCAGACACTCAAAGAGTATGTTGAATTGATGAGAAGGAAGATCCCCTACTTCGGCTTCGGCATATAAGCTGACGGGTTTCGGCGTCAGTCTTCATATATTCTAGGAACTGTTAAATCGTGAAGGCGTAATCTAGATTCGAAGACCTTTGGGTATATGCTCGAGTTCGAGGTAGAGTAGGTGGAAGTATCCGTAATAATACCGGCATATAACGAGGAAGTGAACATCAAGAGAGCGATCAGTGAGGTTGATGAAGTTCTTAGCAGGGAAGGAGTCTCATATGAGATTATCGTGGTCGATGACGGCTCGAACGACGCTACCTACAGTTTAGCTTTGGGGACAACGGCTAAGGTTATTAGGCATAAGGTCAATCAAGGTAAGGGCGCAGCGGTCAGGACGGGTATAGAGGCTAGTGTAGGAAAGATAATAGTTATCCAAGATGCAGACCTTACCATCCCCGCCCGCTTTATATCAACCCTACTACGAAGAATCAAGCAAGAGGGGTATGACATAGCGAACGCCTCTAGGCTGAAAGGAGATATTGCTGTTGGAGCTATGCCTCGCTACAGGAAAGTAGGTAATATTCTATACGCAAAGATTACCAGTCTTTTAACACACCAACACCTCACGGACACTTTATCAGGACAGAAAGCATTCAAGAGAGAAGTATTCATAGGGTGGAGACTTAAGACAGCTGGGTGGCCAGATTTTGAGATCATATTCAAAACTTGGGCTATGGGATTCAAGACATGCGAAGTTCCAGTCTCCTACCTTCCCCGAAAGGGAAAGTCGAAGCTGAAAACAGCCTCGGCGGCTTTGTGGTTCTTACTCCAAATTTTGAGATGGTATCTTTGGGCGCTTTCATACAGGTGTGGTCTCTTAAAACCTCTCACACAAGACTCTAACCAGCTATGGGATAAGGAGGTGCGAGCACATTATGATAAGCTTGCGCCGATTTATGACAGACGAAAAGATACAGCATATTATAGGAAAGTTGAGGAGATAGTTAGAGAACACATCCCCATGTGGAAGTTCGTCTTAGATGTTGGTTGCGGCTCTGGTAAGCTGCTGAGAGACATCTTCGAGGTTGGCGTCGGAGTAGACCTCTCCTCTGGGCTTATTAGGGCGGCACATAGTCTATCTAAACGGCATGATTTCATAGTTGCCGATGCTAAGCATCTGCCATTTAAGAGCGCTGTCTTCTCAGGTGTCACATGTGTAGACATGTTAGAACATGTCAGCGACTTGGAGGTTGCGGTGATGGAGATCTCCAGAGTAACGGCGCAGGGTGGAACTCTGGTTATAACAAGCCCTAATCCTTCCTATTCGCCCCTTTTCCACCTTCTAGAATTACTCAAACTGAAACTACCGGAGGGGCCTCACAAATGGGTGGAGGACCAGTTGATCCGTAAATTACTGGTTAAGGAGGGATTCAGCTGTGAAACCTTCAGTACCTGCTATGGGATAATTCATGGCATTATTGGTGTTAAGCAGCCAAGTTATAACATAGAGAAATCCTGAAGCTAGGCTGGGTTCTTGGATGAGCACGCGCGGGGGAAGTAAGGAAGTCGTAATATGCATTTTAATAGCAGCTGGGGCTTGTTTATACCTTTTCTTGATACCGCCGGAAGATATTCCACTGCACGATAGTGTGATATACTATGAAGAGGTTAGACGCCTGCTGGCGGAGGGAGAAATTTGGGTTTTCCCCACAAACGAGGTGACGGCGGTACTTCAAATTCTCTACGGTGCACTCTTCGCGGGCATCTTCGGGTTGAACCATGCCGTGCTTATTGGCTCCACCATGCTCTTGGCCGCTATATCGGTAGCAGAGACGTACATCTGGTTAAGAAGGTGGCATAGTAGCGTCGAGGCGGTCTGGGGGTCGCTTATACTACTTGCTCAGCCCCTCTTCTACGGTTTGAGCCATACTTTCATGACTGATATCCCATCGTTGGTCTTCATAATCCCAGCCGTGATGTTTTTTTATCTGGGAGTACTCGATGATAAGAATAGTTATCTTATTGTGGGGGGTATCTTCGCTGTTATTGGCTTTTGGGTTCGCCAATTCTCAATTCTCCCTGTATTTGGGGTGTTACTCTATTTTTTGATATTCGAGCGTGGGG
This genomic interval from Candidatus Bathyarchaeia archaeon contains the following:
- a CDS encoding glycosyltransferase, with protein sequence MEVSVIIPAYNEEVNIKRAISEVDEVLSREGVSYEIIVVDDGSNDATYSLALGTTAKVIRHKVNQGKGAAVRTGIEASVGKIIVIQDADLTIPARFISTLLRRIKQEGYDIANASRLKGDIAVGAMPRYRKVGNILYAKITSLLTHQHLTDTLSGQKAFKREVFIGWRLKTAGWPDFEIIFKTWAMGFKTCEVPVSYLPRKGKSKLKTASAALWFLLQILRWYLWALSYRCGLLKPLTQDSNQLWDKEVRAHYDKLAPIYDRRKDTAYYRKVEEIVREHIPMWKFVLDVGCGSGKLLRDIFEVGVGVDLSSGLIRAAHSLSKRHDFIVADAKHLPFKSAVFSGVTCVDMLEHVSDLEVAVMEISRVTAQGGTLVITSPNPSYSPLFHLLELLKLKLPEGPHKWVEDQLIRKLLVKEGFSCETFSTCYGIIHGIIGVKQPSYNIEKS